In Balaenoptera acutorostrata chromosome 3, mBalAcu1.1, whole genome shotgun sequence, the genomic stretch CCTCACCTTGCCCTGAGGTTATGGAAACCGAGCCTGGCCCCGGCTCTGCTCTCTGGCAGAATCACGTGTCTGACGTGCCCAGCTGCGGAAAGCGGAGGGGGCGATGTACAAATTTAGTCCTTGGATTTTCTAAGCCAAGTAGACTCTGCATTTCCAAAcattcttacattttaaaagatgcagGCTTTCCAAATGCTGCAAAATTCTTGACATCCAAGTATCTCCAGCCTCTGCTTTATACTGAAAGTGGATAGGCGTAATCACAGAAATCGTATTATCTCCAAGCAATtctttgcgggggggggggggggggggtgggggtgggaaagaaACCTGCATCATGAAAACCCATCAAAAGTGAGAAGTATTGTTTTGCAAAGCGGTTACAGTATtttttgaaaagggaaaaaatttaagTTGTGATCATTTTTAATAGATAAAAGTGCATACTCATCTTTTATGTGCAATTAGTTACAGGAGTGTCTTTAACATCTAACACAGGACCAGATTCTCCCTTGGCCCAAGTAAGTATCTTTAATTAATCTCCCCAAAGAACCCATAATCATCCCGAAGCCAGTTGCTGCTCTCTCAGCTCCAAAAACCAAATTAAATACGATTATTCTTTCTAGCAGGACACAGGAAAGGCATAACTAGTTTAAATCCACAGAAACCCCAACCTCATTTTTACCAATCATTTTAGCATCTCCTCCTTTGAAATCTTTTGCAAGAGCTGCCTTCAGAACAAAATGGGCCTGTGCCTACCTTTTCCCAGTAGCTAGTGGAGATGTTAATCACCAGGAAAGTGCAGGGATTGTGTGCAGAAACCAGAGGCAGGAGGTTCAGATACTCCACAAACCAGGTTACCAGTCgaaggaaaaatataaaggatcaagaatttccccaaatccccaaatgaaattagaaatgataacCGCCTGGAAGTGCCCATGATTTTTAACATCTGTGGAATGCTTGCTTGAGTTCATATCAAATATTATTACCACATCTGGGTCAGCAAATGGAATTGCCATGAAGTCTTGGATCCTCGACTTTTTTTAAGCAAACTCATTAGTGGTGCAAACTCTGCCGTGAAAAAACCCGTCCAGATTCGCAAGCAGTGTTATCTTTTCATCAAAAAACATTAAGTTGCGGAAGGCAAAGTGTAAAATCCTGGGCCGTGGGTACACGGGAGTAGCTATAAAGTGAGGAGTTGGCCAGGTGGCAGTACCTTATGGAATCAGGCTGATGACCCACTGCTTAATGAACAGAGGTGAGGAGAGATGGGGTCCAGCCTTCCGAGCACTCAGGGCTTGGGGTGAAGGGGCGGGCAAAGGGTTCTAGGAGATGgtaaaagaaatgacaatttcTAAAGGGTGCAGAATACCCTTAATCAAGGTCAGCCACTGTGAACAGAAGTATACACCCCAATTAACTGTATAAAAGATATTGGGCAACAGCAATGATTATGTAAATAATTCTTGCTTAGAATCCTGCTAGATGATTGCTATTTTCAGAAGGGAGAGTGATGACTTCAATTGTTGTTGGTGATATTAGCTGGTTTGTGGAAAGCTGCATCTCTGAGTTAAATGGTTGTTTATTATGATTGGCTTTTACATTGAGTTTCCATAGATATGTCCTATTAactcaatatttattaagctctGACTAGGTAGTGCCAGGCACCAGGAAACTTTTTCTtatggcaagtcacttaatcacAAAGATTCATTCAACATGCACTTACTGAATGCTCACTTGGAGAGAAACTGTGCTACACATTAAAATGCAGCAAGGTAACGCTTCAAGCCTCATCTTTCTAACCAAAGACAGTACTAGACTATGACATTTCTAGAGTGTCTttctggttgaaaaaaaaaaatctcattttgatTGGTTTTATTATTTGTTGATAAATAGTTTGTCTTTCGTTGTAAACTTCAAGAATCCAGATTCGTTATTAGGATTTTTCCTGAATCTAAATTATACATCGGAAAGATCACCAGACGATTCAGTTCTCACCATTAGAGTCTGCCAGCATCGAGAACGGAGATACACGTTAGGTGGAATTTTTAAACACATGCTTACAAATTACTGCAAACCTCGGATACAATAAACAAatgattaattgattaattaattgattCATTGGCATatagaatttaagaaaagaatataatgATTATTATGTGCAgccaacaagatttttttttccttagatctGCATACCGCAATGAGAATTAATTTCAAATATCCATTAAATCTGAGCATGGAAATAAATGGATCTTGAAACTAGCCCTTTAATTATTGATCCACAAAGCATTAAACCAAAGTTTTCAAATCTAATGAATCCCATTCAATCTTTCTGATctcactaaaaatattttattaataataacaattcaATTAGAGAAAGACATTTTGTGCTGTTAATACAAGTTTTGAATGTTAATTTAACCTCTGTCTCACcctttttcaaattttagttttattatgtttataatttaCATAACATATTAATACAGAAGAACATGAGTGTGATTTATAATTCAATATATACCTACTGGGAATACACACTTATTTTCTTTACCAATGGGATTTGTGATAAAGTTTAGAGACTGCTGCTTTAGGAACAAGCTCTCACTGGAATGGGAGGCCCCAGTGGAGTCGAGtagtgaggaagaagaagaaaggagaagtagAAAGTTCCAAAATGTAGTTACCACCTAAGTCCCAAGAAATAGAATTCTAGAATCTCTAGACAGTTGGAGACAAAAGAGCTAagaattcttctttctctaaagcTCTAAAGAAAGGTCCTTGGTTGAGGCCAAGATCACTTGTGCCTTGTAAGAATCAGGAATGGCTTCATGGGATACAGGAAGCTCGTGTGAGCTGCCGATCACTGATTGAGTAAGTAGAAGTGTTTCTCCACCAGAATCACCTGAGGGGTGTCTGTGAGGCAGGTACCTTTTTAGTAAGACCTAAATTACTCTAATGAAGCCACTGTCCCAAAGAATCAGCAATGGCAACCCCCCAGCTTGAAGGATGTAGAACTTTGTACTTGGGTCCAGCGCTgctgtggggttttgttttattttgatttgtttgaGACCAGTGAGATTCTAAGACAAGGGGTGGAAACCATCTGAATTTGTAAGCTCTGTGTCATAAACCTCGTTGGTCTCcttctcagtgcctggcacaatgcTAAGGTATAGCTCACTGCTATACCCCAGGGACTTTTGCTaaaaagggccagataataaatattttagactttgtggtcAATACAGTCTCTAACACAACACTCAACTGGGAAAGGCAGCCATATACAATATATTACCGAATGGgcgtggctatgttccaataaaactttactcacAAAAGCAGACCTAGTTAATGACCCTTGCTACTCACCAGTATGTATTCTAGATACCCCATCTGAGATGTAGTCACCTTATTGCTTAATTACTTTAAAGCCCCCATAAAGCTTCTCCCTCTGGCCTTGCTGAATACTCAGCCCTGTTTTTAGCCTCAACTCTCAATTGGAAAACTTAGCTCCACGAGGAGAAACTAACAACTCTAGAAACTTCTaggcagatgaagaaagtgaTACTGGATGAAAATATGTATGAATATCAGGTTCGGTATGAGGAGCAGTTATCAGAAATTTCACTCCACCCTCATCCCAGCAAGGTTGTTCTATCTGGGGAAGACAGATTCCTTCAAGAGAGGAATCACTTCTGGAAAACCAGTAGCCAATAAGGCATGGACCTCTTGATCCTACTCccattttaaataattcagtgGGGTCCCTTTATGTCCTCTCCACTCCCACCACCAACACTTTCCTCCTCTTTTGACCCATAGTCATATCCACCCCTTCTTGCTCCTCAGCTGACACCAGACTTTTAGGAAGGCCCATGAAACAGTGACGGAAGAAACCCCAAAAACATCGCATTTGCAATGTAACACTGATATTTTTGAAGCAACATTCCCACGTTTGGAAAAGtatcaagaaaagagaaaggaagaaggataAGGTGCTAAATCTTCTCCCTTTAATAAACCCCCAACAATAAATCTTAAAGTTGTCCATGTAGACCCATGTATATTTCATCTCTGACTGAAACTGAGGTGTCTGTCTCCACGTGCATAGGGAACGGTTACCTCTttgtattctattttttgttttgctttgtttcgtTTCATAGAGTTAAAATGGGAATCCTAGAAATGCTTCACACTCTGTGGTTTCCATCTGGACTTTAATAGAGGGTTaatttctttgcatgcctggtcCCGGGAACATAGCATTTACTTGAAAGTAACCATGTGGAAAGGGTTAGAGAGCCTGCACTCACCCTTTCCCTGTACTGTGTACTCACTGTCCTTGGTTTCTCCCTGATGCTGGTTCTGAATGGTCACAAGTGACAGGAAACATCTAGGCTGGCAGATTTCGAAGTTCTCATTGGCGATAGACTTAGTGTCAGGAATCAGGACAAAGCAGGGCTGACTGATGCGGTCTCTCATTTTTGACAGGTTCTGCCTTCAACAGGCCTGGGGATGAAGGCTGCTGGTACCTTGGCCCTGATGGGCTGCCTGATCGCAGCCGTTGAACCCAAACTCTACACTCGCTGTAAACTGGCAAAAATATTTTCGAGGGCTGGCCTGGACAATTACCGGGGCTTTAGCCTTGGAAACTGTGAGATTTCTCCCTTGctgttctctttcttcccttggaCTCTCCCTTGAGATGTCAAAGGCTGCATCCACACTCACTTCTGTTTGCTCCCAGCCCGTCCATGCTCTGCCCCACCAGGGACGGCTGCTGGCTGTTCACATGTCCTGAACTGCTGCTCTCGGgggcttctctcctcctccctgcccctcctctcctcacTCCTGGAGTCCTGTACGAATGACACCAGCAAGGGGAGGGGAAAACACCACCATTCTTGCTGACAGTGTAGAGGGCAGACCTGACGTTTAGTCCAGTCCAAACTCAGCCACTGACTATGTGTGCCACTCTGCCCATCCTGTACCCCTCGGGTGCACTACCAGCCCTGACCCTCCCCAAGGTTTGTCGGGAGCAGAGCATGTTCCCTTAACATGTATAAGGGAACCGTCCCCCTAAGAGCAgggttggagaaaaaaaatgcattttttttccctcacatttCTGGCTTTTTCTCCCTCTAGGGATCTGCATGGCCTACTACGAGAGCCACTACAACACCACTGCTCAGACCGACCTGGAGGACGGAAGCACCGACTATGGCATTTTTCAGATAAACAGTTACACGTGGTGCAGACGTGCGAAGCTGCAAGAGAAAAACCACTGTCATGTGGCCTGCTCAGGTATGCTTTTGACTCTACAAATATTATCCTTAGGGATAGGCAGGAAAGCTGATCATGGAATATCCACCCACCTTCTGCTTTAACCAAAATTTGGAATCCAGATGTGCAAGTAGGTCTGCACCAGGCTAATAAATTATTCAACAGTTCCCCAAGGTGACACTCATGATTCTGTGGCCTACTTGTCCAAAGATGACATTTCCCTTCTAGGGTGGTTTTTATGAAGCCCACCACAAAAACAGGGGCCTGGATAGATGACCTTACTACCCTTTCATGCatagaaaagttaaatatattcattaagAAGGAAAAAGCTGTTCACCACTGCTTTCCATAAGCAATTCACTCAATACATGCAGTTTATGCTTCTTTGTACAGAATGAGACAAATAAATTCACTTCACATAGCACTTCTTAAACAGTAGAAATGACACTAGAATTCTCTTCCAAGCCTTTTACTTCAATCACTTGAGAAATATATGTGTGCACAGAACTGAGCATAGCAGGACGCATCAGACACGAATTCTGGTGTGAGGGAAGAGAATATGTGCTTATACAAAGTTCGATAAATGACTGTAAACAGGTGTGGGCTTCCAAGGAAAGAGATATTATTAATAAAGTCATGGGAAGCTTTGTAGACATAATGATATTTTATCTAAGATTTGGAAGATAGGTAAGATTTGGATATTCAAAGATAGAGAAGTGTCATTCCAGGTAAGgagaacaaaaaagcaaaaaggtgCATGAAAAATAACAGGACATGTGGTTGTAAACGTTGATGACTACCTGACCACAGAGGACCTTGGGACCCAGGCTAAGGAGCTTACACTGATTTCTGCCTGCACTAGGAAATCAGAATAGGTCAGTTGATTCCACATTGCTTCAGAAAAATTAATATGCAAGCTGGGTGTGAGAGAGATTAAAGAAGAGATGATTTAAGTGAGAGATAAAAAGACCTGAAGGATGGTCATGGCTGGTGGTATGGAGAAGAATATGCAAGGGACACTCAAGAGTAGAAGgatggagtgaagtaagtgatTGTCTTGTCTGCGCCCCCTCTAGAAGGtaagctccgtgagggcaggaGTTTTATCTGTTTTGATCACTggtgtatcctcagtgcctagaatgGTCCCTGGCCATTGTTGGAGCTCAAGAAATATTCATTAACTAAATGAATGGAGGGAAAAGAACAAGGGTGAAGACAAAGAGTGATAAAATTCTTTaggagcaagaaataaacttttatttctcttggacacATACAAGATAATCAGTACATAAGTGTGAATGTATGAATGATAGAACACTATGTTAATTTACCTAATAAGTTGTCCCTACTCCTACATTACTATGGAATGCTCGCTACCTCTTGACCAACTGTTGGTCAGCCCTTAATTTAGAGCGTTCTTTTGTTAAGCCAAAATCCATGTCCTTATAGCTTTATTCCATTAATGCTAGTTTTTCCTTCTGGATTTATTCAAAacagattttctctattttatacacagcaatttattaaatgtttgaaaataattagTAGGTATTTCTCATCTTCAATTCTTATCTCTGAGGCTCAAGCATTCAGTACCTTCACTTTGCTACAGGTTTGACTTTTAAACTCCTCCCCTTCTTGGTCACTCTCATTAGCACCCCCTATGAGCGTACCAATAGAGTCTTCTAGTTAAACATGGTGGTTGGATGTGTATATTGTTAAAAGCTGGAAAGCAAGAGGACAAATGGTGACTAATTTAGCAATTAGAGAATTGCTAAATCCTGAATCTTAAACTGACCGTGGGAAAGCCAAGAAGCAACCACAGGATCCCAAAAGGGCTCAGAAATCAGCAGCATCAGCTACTTCTGGAAGCTGGGGTGAAGGCAGGTTGAAAACAGGAAGACCAGTTGGAAATCCAGTTAAGGAGCAGCTGATTCCCCTCCTGATTCCATTCATGTATTGACTGCTCCTCCACAACCCTGGCAGGATACTGGGGCTCTCTCTCCTGGACAGGATAAgtagaatgtctctcaattgAGGGACCTCGCCAACATTTGAGTGTGAGAGCTCCGTACTAAACATGGAGTTAAGTTTCTGTAGTCCCAGTCACCTTCTTCCACTCCGATCCTGGAATGTTGGCAGCCAGCCTAGGCTCTCCAGAAGAGAAGACCCTGTTCTGGGGAATCCAGCCAGATGGAAAGGAAATAACTAAAGTGGGGCCTCCCAGTGAACAAACTAGCTAGATCTCCCTACAGTGATATGTACAGTTGAAAATCCCCACCTCTGTGTACAGAACTCCTAATCAGCTTTTTAGTGTCCCTCTCCTAAATAAGTGCAGATAACTAAGGGACATTAGACTTCATAGGAGTGTCACTGACATGAAAGAATgagaccaccaccaccaacaacaacaacaacaaaaaccagatAAAAGTAACTTATTGAAAGCAGAGATTATGCTGGGAaatgaaaacttcaaaaaaaaaacctatcattAATATATTTGATATGTTTACATTTATAGTGAATTTCTCATAGACAGCATATAATTGGGTGTTGCTTTTATAGTCAGTCCAACAATTTCTGCTTTTCAACAGTAATGTTTAGACCAGGGAACTTTTTCTGAAAGGGACAGATAAACAGTTTAGGTGTTGTGAGCCTTATAGTCTCTTTTGTAACTATTCAACTCTTCACGTAGCACAAAAGCAgtcacagacaatatgtaaatgaatgggcatgattgtgttctaataaaagtttatttacaaaaacagaggGTGGGCCTGTGGGCCCTACATAGTTTGCTGAACCTTGATTTcgatcatttatatttaatgtaattgctGATATGATTACTTTAAAATCTACCATCTATTGGTGGGATCTATTCCATCTGTTCTTGGtttatttttcctgccttcttttggattaattgaatattttcagTATTCTCTCTTATTTCCACCACTGGCTTATTAGCTgtacttctgttttatttttagtggttCCTCTAGGGTTTACAATATGCATCACATTCTACCTTCAAAAAACATTATACCACTTCACATATAATAGAGTTGACCCTTGATTTTCTCATTGGGCTCCCTGTAGGTAATGTGTCCTTTTCCCTCTAGCCCCTTTTTACAATTTCCTCTTTGTCACcaattttcagcaatttgatcacaaatgtctgttttttgtgtgtgtttatcttgCTTGATATTCCCTAACATTTTGGATCCCCGAGTggataattttttaatctttctcctTCTAGGAGTCTAATAACACATGTGTTAGATCATTTGATGTTTTCCCATAGGTCACTGaggctcttcatttttttttcagcctttttcgctttctgtgttttttctttttcaattgttTCCACCACCCTATGTTCAAGTTCTCTGATCTTTCTTCTGAAGTGCCTAATCTATTAAATTCACCAATTGAATGTTTCATTTAAGATAATGCATTTTTTCAGTGCTAGgtaattattttacatctttcatttctctcattcGATTCATGTTTTCCTGTAAGTCCTTGATAGCAATCAACATATTTATAAGCactgttttaaatttcttgtcTGCTAATTCAATCAACTCTGTCACTTCTGGGTCTTCCCTTTGACTGATCTTTCTCCTGGTTATGGGTTACATTTCCATACCTCTTTGTACATGTGATCGCTTTTTATTGGATACTAGACAGCGTGTGTATTACATTGTTGAGTGTCTGGATCGTGTTGTCTTCCTTTAAGGATTTTTGAAGTTCATCTTGGCAAGCAGTTAGTTCTGGTCAGGGATGTTCTAGAGCAGTCATTATGGGAGGGCTAGTTCAGCCTTACTCTCAAGGTATTTCCCTTTTAGCCTCTCTTGACTATCCTAAGGTTCAGCAAAGTCTCTCTCCTCTGGCCAGTCAGAAGTCATGTCTCCCAGCCCTGGCTGAGCCCTGCAATTGTTGAGGTCCCTCGCAACAGTTCTCTGACTAGTCTCATGGAGTTTTACCCTTGACATGCCCGGTTGGGCCTTCAGCCAAAGACTCAGTGGCAGAGCTCAGGCGTGCTCCTTTTGGTGACTCCTTCCTCTCAGGGACCCTCTCGACAAATGCCAACTGTCTCAGCCTCTCATCTCTGTCTCCTCCACGTAGACTGCCATCTCCCGTCTGGGTTTTACCTTGAAGGTCTGGAAAGTGGCACTGGGCAGACAGTCACAGCTGTCACAAGGTGAGCCTCGTCTGGTTTCTATCTCTCAAGGATTCTGCATTCCCTGTTGTCTAATGCCTGAAAATCATGATCACATGTTTTGTCTGGTTGTCTAGTTGTTTACAGTAGGAGAGAAAATCTGCTGCTCACGGCCGTGCTTGACTTTATGCAGTTTACTGATTGAGTATTGTCCAATATTGTGGCGGTTAAGGAAGTCTGGGGTAAATGTATATCTGCAAGACAACCATGGAGtctcagaaattaaaatgttagaTGGTTCATGGTTAGAGGTGAAGGATCACTCATATCTGCTTTCTCATCATAAAAAGCCTGGGATTTTTAGGGACagctttaaaatagaaaacaggatGTTGGTTTTACACCCTAAGCACCCTCTATGACCGGCCACCCCCAGCCTCAGGCCAGAGAGGCTGTACTTAGGGACAATGTCATTCTGTCCCATGGATTACAGAAGTAGGGACATTTGTCATGGGAACCTAGAAACAAGCTAGCATTAGAGTGTGTGTGCAATGTGGGTGACACCTCATACGTGTACAGAATACATGCACCTCACGCCCATCTGCTGAAGCTACACACTCTTCTTAGTCCCAGACCAAATCATACTCCTCAAATTGCTGCCGACCTTCCCAAACTATTTGGACATAATAtctgttatatatacatatatagaaatataaacataTCTATGTATACACAAACTCACatacatataataatataatagcaATCTTTATTTCCCTCCAATAACTTAGTCCTCATTAAAATAAGAGATGTTTAAGAAAACCATCATTGTCCCCTGTATCTAGTCTAGCCCACTTATATTAATCTCTATTTCTCGTATCAGCCTGGTATCTGAGTTGGCCATTGTCACTTCAGAGAGGACAAGGAGATGTAAATTCTGGGTTAAGATAGTGGTATTTCCGTTGGAGGCCAGGGCTATGCTGGGGAGAGACAGACTTCGCAGTAGAACTCATCTTAACTGAAAAGAACGAGTTCTTTTCGTGTAGattgttgctgttttcttttgttggatGGGGGAGAATAAATGATTCCATGGAACGATGCTTTGACATTCA encodes the following:
- the LOC103010320 gene encoding lysozyme-like protein 1, whose amino-acid sequence is MKAAGTLALMGCLIAAVEPKLYTRCKLAKIFSRAGLDNYRGFSLGNWICMAYYESHYNTTAQTDLEDGSTDYGIFQINSYTWCRRAKLQEKNHCHVACSALITDDLTDAIICAKKIVKETDGMNYWQGWKKHCEGKDLSEWKKGCEVS